The following are from one region of the Angustibacter sp. Root456 genome:
- a CDS encoding M15 family metallopeptidase: MSSIPDSLWRKMVGYSWTSGCPVGRSSLRYVTVNFWGFDGKRSRGGVVVHQAVAGPAARAFTALYEQRFRIRQMQPMDSSWGHNPKGPGADDYAAMAADNTSAFNCRYVGGQESRKVWSNHAYGKAIDVNDFENPYVDASGRVYPDPYFVSRRAAAPGVFSSSRSAAVRAFTSQGFSWGGLWRHPDYQHFDAS; encoded by the coding sequence GTGTCGAGCATCCCGGACTCGTTGTGGCGCAAGATGGTCGGCTACTCGTGGACGTCGGGCTGCCCGGTAGGGCGCTCGAGCCTGCGCTACGTCACCGTCAACTTCTGGGGCTTCGACGGCAAGCGGTCGCGCGGCGGCGTCGTCGTGCACCAGGCAGTTGCCGGGCCGGCCGCCCGCGCGTTCACGGCGCTGTACGAGCAGCGCTTCCGCATCCGGCAGATGCAGCCGATGGACTCCTCCTGGGGCCACAACCCCAAGGGCCCGGGGGCCGACGACTACGCGGCCATGGCGGCCGACAACACCTCGGCCTTCAACTGCCGGTACGTCGGCGGCCAGGAGTCGCGCAAGGTGTGGTCGAACCACGCCTACGGCAAGGCGATCGACGTCAACGACTTCGAGAACCCGTACGTCGACGCCTCGGGCCGGGTTTACCCCGACCCCTACTTCGTGAGCCGCCGTGCGGCCGCTCCCGGCGTGTTCTCGTCGTCGCGCAGCGCGGCCGTCCGCGCGTTCACCAGCCAGGGTTTCAGCTGGGGCGGCCTCTGGCGGCACCCCGACTACCAGCACTTCGACGCCTCATGA